One Amaranthus tricolor cultivar Red isolate AtriRed21 chromosome 1, ASM2621246v1, whole genome shotgun sequence DNA window includes the following coding sequences:
- the LOC130820790 gene encoding putative cysteine-rich receptor-like protein kinase 9 gives MAITYTTVLIQSLFLFFFLCNPVSCDDRESYSNRLRGRSTGCLRTKNATISFQNNVITLFSDFNRQSSSIGFYNNSIGDIPDRVYGYYMCRGDVSNGICNNCIINGTKMAMDFDCDYVDGDFESELCIFRYSNHNMYGLLEMNLTSTFDYLDLNISNYQQFNRSLSTTLEAVINEAAFGSANNGASSRLGFATKEGIVSSNETIYALAQCTPDIVGVNCSRCLRSAFNRIKGRAPAAVSTMAYKCHLRFDNVSFYDLGMSNDSAGKQLGSSQLFGLFSLMLFMLG, from the coding sequence ATGGCGATTACATACACAACCGTTCTGATTCAATCCCTATTCCTCTTCTTTTTTCTCTGCAATCCTGTAAGCTGCGACGACAGAGAATCATACTCTAATCGACTTCGCGGTCGATCTACCGGCTGTTTGCGCACAAAAAACGCTACAATTTCCTTTCAGAATAATGTAATTACTCTTTTCTCTGATTTCAATCGCCAATCTTCCTCAATCGGCTTCTACAATAACAGCATAGGAGACATTCCGGATAGAGTCTATGGCTACTATATGTGCCGAGGTGATGTTAGCAACGGAATTTGCAACAATTGTATTATTAATGGCACGAAAATGGCTATGGATTTCGATTGCGATTATGTCGATGGAGATTTTGAATCGGAGTTATGCATATTCCGATATTCAAACCATAATATGTACGGACTGTTAGAGATGAACTTAACATCGACATTTGATTACctcgatttaaacatttcaaattATCAGCAGTTTAATCGGAGTTTATCGACAACATTAGAAGCTGTGATTAATGAGGCTGCTTTTGGTAGTGCTAACAATGGTGCTTCTTCTAGATTAGGTTTTGCTACGAAAGAAGGCATTGTTTCGAGTAACGAGACGATATATGCACTGGCTCAATGCACACCTGATATTGTTGGAGTTAATTGTAGTCGGTGTTTACGTTCTGCATTTAATCGAATTAAAGGACGAGCTCCAGCTGCAGTTTCTACCATGGCTTATAAATGTCATCTTCGTTTTGATAATGTTTCGTTTTATGATCTTGGAATGTCTAATGATAGTGCAGGGAAGCAACTTGGATCTTCTCAACTTTTCGGCTTATTCTCCCTTATGTTGTTTATGTTGGGATAG
- the LOC130820764 gene encoding uncharacterized protein LOC130820764, with amino-acid sequence MPSETDKWGWKHVSVFGGFDKGSGTKRWKCNHCNSRYNGSYSRVRAHLLGYSGVGVKSCPAIDKSIRDEFRILEEEYLQKKKKKNPFSSKVVKRIKNCQLNFTGPIRGLAKEDVDETVARFFYADGLNMNTVNSPYFREMIRAIADFGPGYEPPSRDMLSETFLSKEKAKLDKAITLVRESWPHTGCTIICVNRVDGSLGCFCINLFVSSPRGVMFLKSIDINEGDEADNLFIDVLSDAIVEIGPRNVLQIITHLGQASTAFETVILEKFPHIFWSPCTSHSINLLMEEIAELDWMKAVVLCARGIEQVISSFQRYSSCFKYNLMEISDTNSLKFAPSFCLVHRICQMKQDLQDLFMSNQWNQWKLTALCDVVNIEATVLGDEFWSRAQLMLQLCDPFVKLLATFNIDKSVMGDVYDWRVQSLEAVRSRGIDDITFSQMELLIESRWDMFFSPLHAAGYLLNPRYFGRGQNKDKTVMRGWNVTLDRYQQESSARCLLREQLSVYWRSVGSFGEEDAVECRDKMDPVAWWENFGFETPELQTLAIKVLSQVSSVSLCRDSNPCDSLPCRETVKRMGVERVEDLAFVRNNLSFLSLKNGNINYVSVPRGVNTCCTTGCP; translated from the coding sequence ATGCCTTCTGAAACTGATAAATGGGGCTGGAAACATGTTAGTGTATTCGGTGGATTTGATAAAGGTAGTGGTACAAAAAGGTGGAAATGCAACCATTGTAATTCAAGATACAATGGCTCCTATTCACGAGTGAGGGCCCATCTTCTTGGATATTCTGGTGTTGGCGTGAAAAGTTGCCCAGCAATAGACAAGTCTATAAGAGACGAGTTTCGTATATTGGAAGAGGAATACCttcagaagaagaaaaaaaagaatccTTTTAGTTCAAAGGTTGTTAAGCGCATCAAGAATTGCCAGTTGAACTTCACTGGCCCTATTAGAGGTCTTGCTAAAGAAGATGTAGATGAGACTGTAGCCAGATTTTTTTATGCTGATGGATTGAACATGAATACAGTTAACTCCCCATATTTTAGGGAAATGATCAGAGCAATAGCAGACTTCGGCCCTGGATATGAACCTCCCTCAAGGGATATGTTGTCCGAAACTTTTCTCAGCAAAGAAAAGGCAAAGCTCGACAAAGCCATAACCTTAGTTCGGGAGTCCTGGCCACACACAGGATGCACTATTATTTGTGTCAATCGTGTAGATGGATCACTTGGATGCTTTTGTATAAATTTATTCGTCTCAAGCCCAAGAGGAGTTATGTTTTTAAAATCGATTGATATAAATGAAGGGGATGAAGCTgacaatttatttattgatgTGCTTAGTGATGCCATAGTAGAAATTGGACCCAGAAATGTACTACAAATAATAACCCATCTTGGACAGGCAAGCACTGCTTTTGAAACTGTTATCTTAGAAAAATTTCCTCATATATTCTGGTCCCCTTGCACTTCTCATTCGATCAATCTGCTGATGGAAGAGATTGCTGAATTAGACTGGATGAAAGCtgttgtgttgtgtgccaggggAATTGAGCAAGTCATTTCATCTTTCCAACGTTATTCTTCTTGCTTCAAATACAATTTGATGGAGATTTCTGATACCAATTCGCTGAAGTTTGCACCTTCATTTTGTTTAGTCCATAGAATTTGTCAGATGAAACAAGATTTACAGGATTTATTCATGAGCAATCAATGGAATCAGTGGAAGCTTACTGCTCTTTGTGATGTTGTCAACATAGAAGCTACTGTGTTGGGGGATGAGTTCTGGTCTAGGGCCCAATTGATGTTGCAGCTGTGTGATCCTTTTGTTAAACTACTTGCAACATTCAACATTGACAAATCTGTCATGGGTGATGTTTACGATTGGCGGGTTCAGTCACTTGAAGCCGTGAGGAGTAGGGGCATTGATGATATTACATTTAGTCAAATGGAGTTGCTGATAGAGAGTAGATGGGATATGTTTTTTTCCCCACTTCATGCAGCTGGCTATTTGCTAAACCCTAGATATTTTGGCAGAGGTCAGAACAAGGACAAAACTGTAATGCGGGGATGGAACGTCACATTAGACAGATATCAGCAGGAGAGTAGTGCAAGGTGTTTACTTAGAGAACAACTTAGTGTTTACTGGAGATCGGTAGGATCCTTCGGAGAGGAAGATGCAGTAGAATGTAGAGACAAGATGGACCCAGTTGCTTGGTGGGAAAATTTTGGTTTTGAGACGCCTGAGTTGCAGACTTTAGCCATAAAGGTCCTGAGCCAGGTTTCAAGCGTATCATTGTGTAGAGACAGCAACCCATGTGACAGTCTTCCTTGTCGGGAAACTGTAAAGAGGATGGGAGTAGAAAGAGTGGAGGATCTTGCATTTGTGAGAAATAATCTTAGCTTTTTGAGCTTAAAGAACGGAAATATAAACTATGTATCTGTTCCAAGAGGTGTAAATACGTGCTGTACAACCGGATGTCCGTAA